One region of Candidatus Dormiibacterota bacterium genomic DNA includes:
- the phoU gene encoding phosphate signaling complex protein PhoU: MSDVIAHSMRGALDRDLAAVRELALRMAEFVERAIPRAVAALVEHDAALCDEVVAGDAELNALQLQLRELATTTILTQAPVNGDLRRLLAYLHMSAELERMGDHCASIAKIARELVDDRSEGGLPGLSRMAELCRTQLGDMLDAVIAGDVEEARTVASHDDRVDRIYRRLFDEQVRACAAGEEAAARATRLTLIAHHLERIADRVTNIGEDLVYLRTGLVEELG, translated from the coding sequence ATGAGTGACGTGATCGCTCACTCGATGCGCGGCGCCCTCGACCGGGACCTCGCCGCGGTCCGGGAACTGGCCCTGCGGATGGCCGAGTTCGTCGAGCGCGCCATCCCGCGTGCGGTCGCGGCGCTGGTCGAGCACGATGCCGCGCTCTGCGACGAGGTGGTCGCCGGCGACGCCGAGCTCAACGCGCTCCAGCTCCAGCTCCGCGAGCTGGCGACGACCACCATCCTCACCCAGGCGCCGGTGAACGGCGACCTGCGCCGGCTGCTCGCCTACCTGCACATGTCGGCGGAGCTGGAGCGGATGGGCGACCACTGCGCCAGCATCGCCAAGATCGCCCGCGAGCTCGTCGACGATCGCTCCGAGGGTGGCCTTCCCGGCCTCTCCCGGATGGCCGAGCTGTGCCGCACCCAGCTCGGCGACATGCTCGACGCGGTGATCGCCGGTGACGTGGAGGAGGCCCGCACCGTCGCGTCCCACGACGACCGGGTCGACCGCATCTACCGCCGGCTCTTCGACGAGCAGGTGCGCGCCTGCGCGGCGGGCGAGGAGGCCGCCGCCCGCGCCACCCGCCTGACCCTGATCGCACACCACCTCGAGCGCATCGCCGACCGGGTCACCAACATCGGCGAGGACCTCGTGTACCTGCGGACCGGCCTGGTCGAGGAGCTGGGGTGA
- a CDS encoding GNAT family N-acetyltransferase → MALTIRPATGGDAAAVAALVDAMGGHDGATGNPAVGAVYHAALSTPGVRMLVAEEDGAVVGYAEVQARPYMLDGVRQGWLAALCVASERRGGGVGAALVAAVDEAAAALGCSEIAVDSSSFRTAAHRFYRREGFEQRRPAMRFRRAVRNPGVSIAGAPVPP, encoded by the coding sequence GTGGCTCTGACCATCCGCCCCGCCACCGGCGGGGACGCCGCCGCGGTCGCCGCGCTCGTGGACGCCATGGGCGGCCACGACGGCGCCACCGGCAATCCCGCGGTCGGCGCCGTCTACCACGCGGCGCTGAGCACCCCCGGGGTGCGCATGCTGGTGGCCGAGGAGGACGGCGCCGTCGTCGGCTACGCCGAGGTGCAGGCCCGTCCGTACATGCTGGACGGCGTCCGCCAGGGCTGGCTGGCGGCGCTCTGCGTGGCCTCGGAACGGCGCGGCGGCGGTGTCGGCGCGGCGCTGGTGGCGGCCGTCGACGAGGCCGCGGCGGCGCTCGGCTGCAGCGAGATCGCGGTCGACTCGTCCTCGTTCCGCACCGCCGCCCACCGCTTCTACCGCCGGGAGGGCTTCGAGCAGCGGCGGCCGGCGATGCGCTTCCGGCGCGCGGTTCGCAACCCGGGGGTGAGCATCGCCGGTGCACCGGTGCCACCATGA
- a CDS encoding HD family phosphohydrolase: protein MTPAGVCELLLRLAALPPMGEPVDQLAHAMQTAGQAIAAGADNALVVAAALHDIARLPEVAGECPRLPHEAAGARFCSAVLGARVAWLVGAHVLAKRVLVATEPAYAATLSVASTSSLTDQGGAATGSDLGRFTAHAWAADALSLRRWDDRAKVPGAPTPQPADLLDRLTRLWL, encoded by the coding sequence GTGACCCCCGCCGGCGTCTGCGAGCTGCTCCTCCGGCTCGCGGCGCTGCCGCCGATGGGCGAGCCCGTCGACCAGCTCGCCCACGCGATGCAGACCGCCGGCCAGGCGATCGCCGCGGGCGCCGACAACGCCCTGGTGGTGGCCGCGGCGCTCCACGACATCGCCCGGCTGCCCGAGGTCGCCGGGGAGTGCCCGCGGCTTCCCCACGAGGCCGCGGGGGCGCGCTTCTGCTCGGCGGTCCTGGGCGCGCGGGTGGCCTGGCTGGTGGGCGCCCACGTGCTCGCCAAGCGGGTGCTGGTGGCCACCGAGCCGGCCTACGCGGCCACCCTCAGCGTCGCCTCGACGAGCTCGCTCACCGACCAGGGAGGGGCCGCCACCGGCTCCGACCTGGGCCGCTTCACCGCCCATGCCTGGGCGGCCGACGCGCTCTCGCTGCGCCGCTGGGACGACCGGGCCAAGGTGCCCGGCGCCCCCACCCCGCAGCCCGCCGACCTGCTCGACCGCCTCACCCGCCTGTGGCTCTGA